Proteins from a single region of Neomonachus schauinslandi chromosome 10, ASM220157v2, whole genome shotgun sequence:
- the LOC110587587 gene encoding retinol dehydrogenase 14 produces the protein MAIATVAALLAALGGALWLAARRFVGPTVQRLHGGGNSGLMHGKTVLITGANSGLGRATAAELLRLGARVIMGCRDRDRAEEAAGQLRRELRQAGGPEPGSDAGEAGELVVKELDLASLRSVRAFCQEMLQEEPRLDVLINNAGIFQCPYMKTEDGFEMQFGVNHLGHFLLTNLLLGLLKSSAPSRIVVVSSKLYKYGDINFEDLNSEQSYNKSFCYSRSKLANILFTRELARRLEGTNVTVNVLHPGIVRTNLGRHIHIPLLVKPLFNLVSWAFFKSPVEGAQTSVYLASSPEVEGVSGKYFGDCKEVELLPKAMDESVARKLWDISEVMVGILK, from the exons ATGGCCATAGCTACCGTAGCGGCACTCCTGGCCGCACTGGGTGGGGCCCTGTGGCTGGCGGCCCGGCGGTTCGTGGGGCCCACTGTCCAGCGGCTGCACGGAGGGGGGAACTCGGGCCTCATGCACGGGAAGACCGTGCTGATCACTGGGGCGAACAGCGGCCTGGGCCGCGCCACGGCAGCCGAGCTGCTGCGCCTGGGGGCGAGGGTGATTATGGGCTGCCGCGACCGCGACCGCGCCGAGGAGGCGGCGGGTCAGCTCCGCCGTGAGCTCCGCCAGGCCGGGGGCCCCGAGCCGGGCTCTGACGCCGGCGAGGCCGGCGAGCTCGTCGTCAAGGAGTTGGACCTCGCCTCGCTGCGCTCGGTGCGCGCCTTCTGTCAGGAGATGCTCCAG GAAGAACCTAGACTGGATGTCTTAATCAACAACGCAGGGATCTTCCAATGCCCTTATATGAAGACCGAAGATGGGTTTGAGATGCAGTTTGGAGTGAACCATCTGGGGCACTTCCTACTCACCAATCTTCTCCTTGGACTCCTCAAAAGTTCAGCTCCCAGCAGGATTGTGGTAGTTTCTTCCAAACTTTATAAATATGGAGACATCAACTTTGAAGACTTGAACAGTGAACAGAGCTATAATAAAAGCTTTTGTTATAGTCGGAGCAAACTGGCTAACATTCTTTTTACCAGAGAACTAGCCCGCCGCTTAGAAGGCACAAACGTGACTGTCAATGTATTACACCCTGGTATAGTGCGGACTAATCTTGGCCGGCACATACACATTCCACTGTTGGTCAAACCACTTTTCAATTTGGTGTCATGGGCTTTTTTCAAAAGTCCAGTAGAAGGGGCCCAGACTTCAGTTTATTTAGCCTCTTCACCTGAGGTAGAAGGTGTGTCAGGAAAGTACTTCGGAGATTGTAAAGAGGTAGAACTTTTGCCCAAAGCTATGGATGAGTCTGTTGCAAGAAAACTCTGGGATATCAGTGAAGTAATGGTTGGCATATTAAAGTAG